The proteins below are encoded in one region of Solenopsis invicta isolate M01_SB chromosome 8, UNIL_Sinv_3.0, whole genome shotgun sequence:
- the LOC120358501 gene encoding uncharacterized protein LOC120358501 — MENSISDSSDIELSNTLIPAVTSPTPETLKPTLKTTKKQKLQNESIIQSALLDILKTPVPQTDAKDGFLKTLGETLCRLSYRKRTMMEIKFLQMALEAEEAEL, encoded by the exons ATGGAAAATTCAATATCAGATAGCTCAGACATTGAATTGTCAAACACATTAATTCCTGCAGTTACAAGCCCTACACCTGAGACGCTTAAGCCTACTTTGAAGACCACCAAaa AACAGAAATTACAAAATGAATCAATTATACAATCAGCTTTActagacattttaaaaacacCAGTTCCTCAGACAGATGCTAAAGATGGCTTCTTAAAAACTCTGGGAGAAACTCTATGTCGATTATCATATCGGAAGAGAaccatgatggaaataaaatttcttcaaatggCTTTAGAAGCAGAAGAAGCAGA